The DNA window TTATAGTCTCGGTGGACATTTTACTCGGAAGAAAAACGAGGGAGTACTACTTCCAGAAGGGGCTTGAAAGCGTCGATGTCGATTCTATAGCAGTCTTTCCTCTCGCGTTACCCCTTTACACGGGTCCCGGAGCGATAACGGCAACGATAGTCTTAGCCTCGGAAGCTGATATCGTAGGAAAAATAATTTTGGTTCTTGCGATACTCGTCGTTTACGGAATAGTCAGACTCACGCACGTTTACAGCGCAGCGATAATCTCCCTTCTCGGAAAGAGCGGCTCTGATATAATCGCCAGAGTTATGGCGATTTTCCTCGCTTCGATAGGGGTTGAGTATATATTTGACGGAGCGCTATCTATTCTGAGGTGAGAGCATGCATAGAGCAATCGCCGAAAAAATTCCAGAGGGAAAAAAGATCGCTATCGGAATTTACAGGGAAAGAGAAGGTTACGACAAGAAAGTTATGAAAGCCGCGAAACTCTGCAACTTTGCCGAAGTTGTTGTCGTTGACGAGGGAGAAGAGACCGAAAAAAAGCTCTTAGACATGGTTGAAAAGGGGGAAGTTGATGCAGCAGTTAGAGGAACTGCGAGAGCCTCGAAGATGATCGCTGAGCTAAAAAGGAGAGGCTACGAGTTTGTGAGAATCGCTTTACTCGAAACCTTCTACGGAAAACTCTTCTTGCTCTCACCGGTCGGGGTTGACGAAGGAAAAACTTTGGCTGAGAAGATCGTGATTGCTGAAGAAGCTAAGAAAATGGCTTTAAAGCTTGGCATGAATGATAGAGTTGCTTTTTTAGCCGGAGGAAGGCTCGGGGATATTGGTAGGAGCGAGGAGGTCGACAGAAGTCTTGCTGAGGCTGAACTTCTCGCAAAAATTTGCGGGGGCGTAAATAGAGAGATTCTACTTGAGGACGTTGAAGAGGACATAATAATTCCGCCGAACGGGATGATAGGAAACTACATATTCAGGGCGATGTGCTACCTCGGTGGAGGAAAAGAATACGGAGCCTATTACGCTAAGCTACCCTTCACTCTGATAGACACGAGCAGAGCTCAGAGTGCCGAAGGCTATTTAAGAGCTTTAGCTTTGGCAGCGGTGATGTCGGAATGAGAGAGTATCCGAAAAGACCGGTAATCGGTGTCGGAGCTGTAATAGTAGAGGACGGGAAAATCCTACTTGTCAGAAGAGCTAACGAGCCGAACAAGAATATGTGGTCGATTCCCGGCGGGTTGGTCAGAGTAGGGGAATCGCTCCACGAAGCTTTGAAAAGGGAAATTCTCGAAGAAATCGGCGTTGAGATAGAAATTGGAGACGTCGCTTGCGTTACTGAGGAGATATTTCTTGACGATGATGGAAGGATAAAGTATCACTACGTTATTGTCGACTTCTTTGCGAAGATAAAAAGCGGGGAAATTAAAGCTGGAAGCGATGCGAAGGAAGTAAAGTGGATAAAGCTTGACGAGCTTGGAGAAGACGTCGTACCTTTCGTTAGAAAGCTTGCGGAAAAAATTTTGAGGGAAGAAAAAATGATATATCTGCCCGGAGGAAGGACAACCCTAAAAAGGTGTTGATGTATGAGTGTCGAGGAAGTTTACGAAGTCATAAGAAAACACACGGAATTTTACAAAAACTCCCTCCCGCTGATAGCGAGCGAAAACATAACGAGCAAGTTCGTTAGAAATTGTTACATCAGCGATCTCGGGCATAGATATGCTGAAGGGAAAATAGGGGAGAGGTTTTACGAGGGTTGCAGCTTCGTGGACGAAATCGAGTTAATGGCTGTAAACCTCATGAAAGAGCTCGTTAAAGCTCCCCACGTTAACGTTCAGCCGATAAGCGGTGTCGTAGCAAACATGGCTGGATTTTTCGCTTTAACAAATCCGGGAGATAAAATATTCGCCCTCTCAATTCCTTCCGGAGGTCACATTAGTCATGAGAAGTATTCCGCAGCGGGTTTGAGGGGTTTGCAAGTATTGCATTACCCTTTCGATGCTGAAATTATGAACATAGACGTTGACGAGACTAAGAAGCTTGCGGAAAAGGAGAAGCCGAAGCTTTTCGTTTTGGGTGGCAGCCTCTTCTTATTCCCCCATCCGGTTAAGGAGATTTCGGAGATTGCTGCCGAAATTAACGCTAAGGTCATGTACGATGGGAGCCACGTTCTCGGGCTCATAGCTGGAGGAGAATTTCAAAACCCGATGGAAGAAGGGGCTGACGTTTTAACAGCTTCCACCCACAAAACGTTTTTCGGACCTCAGAGAGCGATAATAGCTTGCAGAGAAGAGTTGGCAGATAGGGTTGATAAAGCCGTTTTCCCCGGAGTTGTGAGCAACCATCATCTAAACACTTTAGCCGGACTCGTTATCGCTGCGATGGAATTCAAGGAGTTCGGGAGAGATTATGCGGAGCAGACCGTTAAAAATGCGAAGAGACTTGCGGAAGAACTGGCTGAGGAAGGATTAAAAGTTTTGGGAGAAGACCTCGGCTTTACCGAGTCGCACCAAGTGGCAGTGGATGTTAGAAAACAAGGAGGAGGAGCTAAAGTTGCCAAAAAGCTTGAGAAGGCTAACATAATTCTGAACAAAAACCTGTTGCCTTGGGATTCGATTAAGGATACGGAAAACCCCTCGGGAATAAGGATCGGAGTTCAGGAGGTAACGAGGCTTGGTATGAAGGAGAGCGAAATGGACGTCATAGCCAAGCTTATAGCCGACGTGATTTTGGACAGGAGAAGCGTTGATAAAGTTAGAAAGGACGTTATCTCTTTAAAGAAGGAATTCAGCAAGGTAAAGTACACTTTCGAAGAACACGAGGCTTACGAATTTTTGAGAATTTAATCACTCCACGGAAAGTTATATCAGAGAGAAATTTTAATATTACAATATGACGCACCACGACGTTTTAATGACCGGAGAAGCTTTGGTTGGAGAAGGGAATGAAGTAGCCCACGTAGACATTCTGATAGGCAGGAGAGACGGACCGGTTGGGATAGCCTTCGCAATGGCTTTAGGAGCTCCCTCTCCGGGACATGGGGGATTGACGGCAATAATCGCTCCGAACTTGGCTGTTAAGCCGCCTACTGTCATAGTTCCAACCGTGACGATAAAGAACATGAAGCAAGGTGAGTTAATCTTCGGACCGGCTCAAAAGGCTGTTGCCGACGCTGTGGCTGACGCTGTTAAGGAGGGGATTATTCCGAGAGACAAAATAGACGAGTGGTGCATAGTCGCTAACGTCTTCATCCATCCGGCGGCACAGGATAAAAAGAAGATCTACGAGTACAACTACCAAGCTACGAAGCTGGCTATAGAAAGGGCTGTGAAGAATCTGCCAACTCCCGAGGAAGTGGAAGAAAAGAGGAAAGACGCGAAGCATCCGTTCGCTTAACCCACTATTTTTTCGTAATCCTTTTCAACTTCCTTCAAAAACGCACTTTCGTATCCCTTCACGTAGGCTAAAAGCGTAGCTCCGCCCATTCCGACTCCTTCCTTAACGAATCCCTCCTCGTAAGCTTTCAATCCTTCCTTGCTCGAATTTTTGAGCAAAGGATCTGCAGCTATAACGTTAGCGTCTTCGGGAGTTATGCCTACGATGTCAGCCGTTCTGTCTTTGGCTATGTAGCTCGTAGTAGCAATGTTTACCTTGAAGTCCTTTTTGAAGAGCTTGATGAGGTTGGCTACGGCTGCCATCTGAGTTCCGCCGGCTAAAACGACTGGCTTTTCGCTTCCCAAAGCAACCCCCGTAACTCCGATCATCACGGGATCTCCAACTTTAGCGATTATTTCGATTGGATCTTCCGAATTTACCCTGCTTGCAGCTCTCTCAATAACTTTCATCTTTATCTCAACTGGATTTTCCGGCATACTCGACGAAACCTTCGGCTCTTTTCCAAGAGCTTTTAAGACAGCCCCAGCTGTTGTCGTGCCGGCTGGAATGCTTTCTGCGATCATCAAACAGTCGGAATTCTTAGAAACTTCTTTACCGAAAATTTTAGCGTACTCAAAAGCCTCTTCAACCCTCTCAATGTTCATCGCCTCTCTTTCGTATATGTTCTCCCCAACTGGAGCGTTTATAGACACGTAAGGAATCTTCGGCTTTATCATCAGTCCAGAATCGACAACAAAAAGCTGCGGCTTGACGAGTCTTAGAGCTGTGTAGGTTATCAGAGCTGGAGTTGGCTTTCCGTCCGGCGTGGCTGGAGGGAAGGGAATGCTCCTGCATTTTCCGTAATACAAGAGCTCCGCATCAGCTGGCGGAGTGAACTTTATCAAGTCCGGATTAGCTCCAGCCACCGTAATTCCCGGAATTTCCGCCGTTTTCGTGTTACCTATGCACAAAACGAAGCTGACGTCCCCTTTTAACAGCTCTGAAAAATCTCTTCCCTTCAAAACCTCGTACATGAAAGAAAGGAGGATTAGCCAGTGAAAAACTCTTGCGTTTGTAATACGTACGTAATTCAAATCAGCTTAAAGCGAAGTGCACCCCCTTCTCAACGAGCATT is part of the Ferroglobus placidus DSM 10642 genome and encodes:
- a CDS encoding phosphotransacetylase-like protein; translation: MHRAIAEKIPEGKKIAIGIYREREGYDKKVMKAAKLCNFAEVVVVDEGEETEKKLLDMVEKGEVDAAVRGTARASKMIAELKRRGYEFVRIALLETFYGKLFLLSPVGVDEGKTLAEKIVIAEEAKKMALKLGMNDRVAFLAGGRLGDIGRSEEVDRSLAEAELLAKICGGVNREILLEDVEEDIIIPPNGMIGNYIFRAMCYLGGGKEYGAYYAKLPFTLIDTSRAQSAEGYLRALALAAVMSE
- a CDS encoding NAAT family transporter, which produces MDYLSFFFTALTTLFVIVDPPGNIPMFIALTEKLDKDLVDRISKKAVTIASSILIIFVFGGYAVMEFFRISIESLKVAGGLLLFIVSVDILLGRKTREYYFQKGLESVDVDSIAVFPLALPLYTGPGAITATIVLASEADIVGKIILVLAILVVYGIVRLTHVYSAAIISLLGKSGSDIIARVMAIFLASIGVEYIFDGALSILR
- a CDS encoding NUDIX hydrolase, giving the protein MREYPKRPVIGVGAVIVEDGKILLVRRANEPNKNMWSIPGGLVRVGESLHEALKREILEEIGVEIEIGDVACVTEEIFLDDDGRIKYHYVIVDFFAKIKSGEIKAGSDAKEVKWIKLDELGEDVVPFVRKLAEKILREEKMIYLPGGRTTLKRC
- the glyA gene encoding serine hydroxymethyltransferase, with product MSVEEVYEVIRKHTEFYKNSLPLIASENITSKFVRNCYISDLGHRYAEGKIGERFYEGCSFVDEIELMAVNLMKELVKAPHVNVQPISGVVANMAGFFALTNPGDKIFALSIPSGGHISHEKYSAAGLRGLQVLHYPFDAEIMNIDVDETKKLAEKEKPKLFVLGGSLFLFPHPVKEISEIAAEINAKVMYDGSHVLGLIAGGEFQNPMEEGADVLTASTHKTFFGPQRAIIACREELADRVDKAVFPGVVSNHHLNTLAGLVIAAMEFKEFGRDYAEQTVKNAKRLAEELAEEGLKVLGEDLGFTESHQVAVDVRKQGGGAKVAKKLEKANIILNKNLLPWDSIKDTENPSGIRIGVQEVTRLGMKESEMDVIAKLIADVILDRRSVDKVRKDVISLKKEFSKVKYTFEEHEAYEFLRI
- the fae gene encoding formaldehyde-activating enzyme, yielding MTHHDVLMTGEALVGEGNEVAHVDILIGRRDGPVGIAFAMALGAPSPGHGGLTAIIAPNLAVKPPTVIVPTVTIKNMKQGELIFGPAQKAVADAVADAVKEGIIPRDKIDEWCIVANVFIHPAAQDKKKIYEYNYQATKLAIERAVKNLPTPEEVEEKRKDAKHPFA
- the cobT gene encoding nicotinate mononucleotide-dependent phosphoribosyltransferase CobT translates to MYEVLKGRDFSELLKGDVSFVLCIGNTKTAEIPGITVAGANPDLIKFTPPADAELLYYGKCRSIPFPPATPDGKPTPALITYTALRLVKPQLFVVDSGLMIKPKIPYVSINAPVGENIYEREAMNIERVEEAFEYAKIFGKEVSKNSDCLMIAESIPAGTTTAGAVLKALGKEPKVSSSMPENPVEIKMKVIERAASRVNSEDPIEIIAKVGDPVMIGVTGVALGSEKPVVLAGGTQMAAVANLIKLFKKDFKVNIATTSYIAKDRTADIVGITPEDANVIAADPLLKNSSKEGLKAYEEGFVKEGVGMGGATLLAYVKGYESAFLKEVEKDYEKIVG